TGGGAACGACGAGCTCCACAACTGGTGAAGTCGTTCGGCAGGGCTGGAGCAGATGCGATCAAAACGAAGTCAGCCGCAAATTTGAAGGGTGTTCTGCGAGACGCACTGCATGAGGGCGACTATTGCCTCGTGCTCGACCACATCAGAAGACCGTCTTATTCGTTTGCCTCTACGGTGCGGGAGCTAATGGGGTGGTGCAACACTCCTGTGATTACACTCGCTCGCTCGGCCCATATGGAGGATCACTGCTGTCCGGTTAAGTTGCAAGGTGATGGCTGCAAGTAGTAGCTGCGCAATAAGTTGAAGCCATTTCGGGCTTGCCGCGATTCGAATGCGAGGAGAGTACACAATGGCTCATGAATCAGGGCCGCACCGTCTTC
This genomic stretch from Terriglobia bacterium harbors:
- a CDS encoding AAA family ATPase, with the translated sequence MTSMDAGFIFGRDEEQANLAKRLAARRPLLVHGPAGVGKTLITTAVLKDFSDFLYSPDSSTIHVVFRNIASRLWERRAPQLVKSFGRAGADAIKTKSAANLKGVLRDALHEGDYCLVLDHIRRPSYSFASTVRELMGWCNTPVITLARSAHMEDHCCPVKLQGDGCK